In the Burkholderia multivorans ATCC BAA-247 genome, AATCTCGGCTATCAGGTCAGCGGCTCGGATCTCGCGCGCAACGCGGTGACCGATCGCCTGGCTGCGCTCGGTGCGCGGATCGCGATCGGCCATGACGCGGCGAACATCGAAGGCGCGAACGCGGTCGTCGTGTCGACGGCCGTGCGCTCGGACAACCCGGAAGTGCTGGCCGCGCGCGCGCAGCGCGTGCCCATCGTGCAGCGCGCGGTGATGCTCGCGGAACTGATGCGCCTGAAGCAGGGGATCGCGATCGCCGGCACGCACGGCAAGACCACGACGACGAGCCTCGTCGCGAGCGTGCTCGCCGCGGGCGGCCTCGACCCGACGTTCGTGATCGGCGGCCGGCTGATCAGCGCCGGCGCGAACGCGCGGCTCGGCACCGGCGACTTCATCGTCGCCGAGGCCGACGAATCCGACGCGTCGTTCCTGAACCTGTATCCGGTGATCGAAGTGATCACGAACATCGACGCCGATCACATGGATACGTACGGCCACGATTTCGCGCGGCTCAAGCAGGCGTTCATCGAATTCACGCAGCGCCTGCCGTTCTACGGCAGCGCGGTCGTGTGCGTCGACGATCCGAACGTGCGGCAGATCATCCCGTTCATTTCGAAGCCGGTCGTGCGCTACGGCCTGTCGCCCGACGCGCAGGTGCGCGCGGAGGACATCGACGCGCGCGACGGTCGCATGCATTTCACGGTGATCCGCGAAGGACGCACGCCGCTCGCGGTCGTGCTGAACCTGCCGGGCCTGCACAACGTGCAGAACGCGCTCGCGGCGATCGCGATCGCGACCGATCTCGGCGTGTCGGACGACGCGATCCAGCAGGCGCTGGCCGAATTCAACGGCGTCGGCCGGCGCTTCCAGCGCTACGGCGACGTGCCGACCGCCGACGGCGGCCGCTACACGCTGATCGACGACTACGGTCATCACCCGGTCGAGATGGCCGCGACGATCGCGGCCGCACGCGGTGCGTTCCCCGGCCGCCGGCTCGTGCTCGCGTTCCAGCCGCACCGCTATACGCGCACGCGCGACTGCTTCGACGATTTCGTCAACGTGCTGTCGACGGTCGACGCGCTGGTGCTGACCGAAGTGTATGCGGCCGGCGAGGCGGCGATCGCGACGGCCAACGGCGACGCGCTGTCGCGCGCGCTGCGCGCGGCGGGGAAGGTGGAACCGGTGTTCGTCGAGACGGTCGACGCGTTGCCGGAGGCACTGGCGAAGGTCGCGCAGGACGGCGACGTAGTAATCACGATGGGCGCGGGTTCGATCGGCGGCGTGCCGGCGAAGATCGTGCAGAACACGCAACAGAAGGGATGACATGAGCGGGATCGATCCGAAACGTTTCGGCAAGGTGGCGGTGTTGTTCGGCGGCGAATCCGCCGAGCGCGAGGTGTCGCTCACCTCGGGCCGCCTCGTGCTGCAGGGGCTGCGCGACGCAGGCGTCGACGCCCATCCGTTCGA is a window encoding:
- the murC gene encoding UDP-N-acetylmuramate--L-alanine ligase; this translates as MKHIVKHIHFVGIGGAGMSGIAEVLVNLGYQVSGSDLARNAVTDRLAALGARIAIGHDAANIEGANAVVVSTAVRSDNPEVLAARAQRVPIVQRAVMLAELMRLKQGIAIAGTHGKTTTTSLVASVLAAGGLDPTFVIGGRLISAGANARLGTGDFIVAEADESDASFLNLYPVIEVITNIDADHMDTYGHDFARLKQAFIEFTQRLPFYGSAVVCVDDPNVRQIIPFISKPVVRYGLSPDAQVRAEDIDARDGRMHFTVIREGRTPLAVVLNLPGLHNVQNALAAIAIATDLGVSDDAIQQALAEFNGVGRRFQRYGDVPTADGGRYTLIDDYGHHPVEMAATIAAARGAFPGRRLVLAFQPHRYTRTRDCFDDFVNVLSTVDALVLTEVYAAGEAAIATANGDALSRALRAAGKVEPVFVETVDALPEALAKVAQDGDVVITMGAGSIGGVPAKIVQNTQQKG